CGTCGACCGAGCAGATCTCCCACAGGAAACCGGTGGACAGCCCCAGGGTGAAGAACCCGTGCTGGATGGTGGTGCCGAACGGCCCGTCCTTGGCCCGCTCCGGATCGACGTGGATCCACTGCTCGTCCCCGGTCAGCCGGGCGAAGGTGGTGATGCCGTCCTGCGTCACCGTCCACCAGTCGCTGACGCCCAGGTCGGTGCCGAGCCGGTTCTTCAGCCCGTCCAGACCCTGGATGACCAGGGGACCTTCGGTCGAATCACTCATCAATTCCGTCCTGAACTCGCGGGTTTCGGGT
This genomic window from Nakamurella multipartita DSM 44233 contains:
- a CDS encoding MaoC family dehydratase; this translates as MSDSTEGPLVIQGLDGLKNRLGTDLGVSDWWTVTQDGITTFARLTGDEQWIHVDPERAKDGPFGTTIQHGFFTLGLSTGFLWEICSVDGFAVVLNYGLNKVRFPAPLAVDSKIRMHVNLAEVKELETPNGPGAEAVYRLTYEVQGQSKPCCVADLVFRYYN